In a genomic window of Venatoribacter cucullus:
- a CDS encoding MBL fold metallo-hydrolase, which translates to MTVQTLPKQQVGSVTQWLRNALLSLCVATPLALQAAPEGVTQVDLGKAKVSMINDGVYARPLDEKFVTNAPLEQVTQALRDVGLPDDRFDIPFNPLLVDIGKERVLIDTGHGEFGGPTMGLLLQRLQQAGVEPESVTTVLITHFHGDHINGLRNKAGELAFPNAKVMVPAGEWDWWMNDERMAQTPEAGRGTFNAARRVFGPLADSVVKVQPGDEVVPGIRALDAAGHTPGHTAYMIDGGKRKLLYWADTTNIAIFVRNPDWSVQFDMDAEKARETRRRIADLAIREKALVGGFHLPGSAVGELKAKGSGYEFTPLK; encoded by the coding sequence ATGACTGTACAAACATTACCAAAGCAGCAGGTCGGTTCGGTGACGCAGTGGCTGCGTAACGCGCTGCTGAGCCTGTGTGTGGCGACACCGCTGGCGCTGCAGGCCGCCCCGGAGGGTGTAACCCAGGTCGATCTGGGCAAGGCGAAAGTGAGCATGATTAACGATGGTGTGTATGCACGCCCGCTGGATGAAAAATTTGTTACCAACGCGCCACTGGAGCAGGTAACCCAGGCGCTGCGCGACGTTGGTTTACCGGATGATCGTTTTGATATTCCGTTTAATCCGCTGCTGGTGGATATCGGCAAAGAGCGGGTATTGATTGATACCGGCCACGGTGAGTTTGGCGGCCCGACTATGGGGTTGTTGCTGCAGCGACTGCAGCAGGCGGGTGTGGAACCTGAATCGGTCACCACGGTGCTGATCACCCATTTTCACGGCGACCATATCAATGGCCTGCGCAATAAAGCCGGCGAGCTGGCCTTCCCCAATGCCAAAGTAATGGTGCCGGCGGGTGAGTGGGACTGGTGGATGAATGACGAACGCATGGCGCAAACCCCGGAAGCCGGCCGTGGTACGTTTAATGCTGCCCGCCGCGTCTTTGGCCCGCTGGCCGATAGCGTTGTGAAAGTGCAGCCGGGTGATGAAGTGGTGCCGGGAATCCGTGCGCTGGATGCTGCCGGCCATACGCCGGGCCATACCGCTTATATGATTGATGGCGGCAAGCGTAAGCTGCTGTACTGGGCCGATACCACCAATATCGCAATTTTTGTGCGTAACCCGGACTGGAGCGTGCAGTTTGATATGGACGCCGAAAAAGCCCGTGAAACCCGTCGTCGTATCGCTGATCTGGCTATTCGTGAAAAAGCGTTGGTGGGCGGTTTCCATCTGCCCGGTTCGGCCGTGGGTGAGTTAAAAGCCAAAGGTAGTGGCTATGAATTTACTCCGCTGAAATAA
- a CDS encoding class I SAM-dependent methyltransferase: MHAGQRDYWRCERCKATFLDPQQLPSAESEQQEYQLHQNDVNDDGYRRFLMRVSEPLLQRLQSAQQGLDYGCGPGPALADMLTQAGHQMSLYDPVFQPDTEALQRTYDFITCTEVAEHFHQPAQEFDRLNTLLKPGGWLAIMTSFQTDDSAFANWHYRRDPTHVVFYKEDTFYWLASHYGWRCEIPVKNVALLQKRHDR, from the coding sequence ATGCACGCCGGTCAGCGCGACTACTGGCGCTGCGAACGCTGCAAAGCCACTTTCCTCGACCCGCAACAATTACCCAGCGCCGAAAGTGAGCAGCAGGAATACCAGCTGCATCAGAACGATGTGAACGACGACGGCTACCGCCGCTTTTTAATGCGCGTAAGCGAACCGCTATTACAACGTTTACAGTCCGCGCAACAAGGGCTGGATTACGGCTGCGGCCCCGGTCCGGCACTGGCCGACATGCTGACTCAGGCCGGCCACCAGATGAGCCTTTACGACCCGGTGTTTCAGCCCGACACCGAAGCACTGCAGCGCACCTATGATTTTATTACCTGCACCGAAGTGGCTGAACATTTTCATCAGCCGGCACAGGAGTTTGACCGCTTAAATACGTTATTAAAACCCGGCGGCTGGCTGGCGATAATGACCAGTTTCCAGACCGATGACAGCGCCTTTGCCAACTGGCATTACCGCCGTGACCCGACCCATGTGGTGTTTTATAAAGAAGATACTTTTTATTGGCTGGCCAGCCACTACGGCTGGCGGTGTGAAATTCCGGTAAAGAACGTGGCGCTGTTACAGAAGCGCCACGACCGGTAA